In Lentimicrobiaceae bacterium, a single genomic region encodes these proteins:
- the cmr4 gene encoding type III-B CRISPR module RAMP protein Cmr4: protein MKHVFEAYFIQCITNMHVGSGDANYGVVDKLVQRDTVTGFPTIHPSSLKGALREHFEQQPNWNKGSDNINKIFGKEAIGGTDSETGEYKFLGADMVSLPVRCNFEQYVLAVNKKQIEELNQKSKLLTTKEIFKLPADASNKFFYQPGQPGYDLYAEDIKIENSHKVAHSPLLQATSNLSGFDTKYATFDNESFKAITANLPVIARNCIEDGTSDNLWYEEVVPHQSVFLTFIATTSTLKTEFEQILSDGIVQIGGNATIGYGLCKFYKITL, encoded by the coding sequence ATGAAACACGTATTTGAAGCATATTTTATCCAGTGCATTACCAATATGCATGTGGGAAGTGGCGATGCCAATTATGGAGTAGTTGACAAATTGGTTCAACGCGACACTGTTACCGGGTTTCCAACCATTCATCCTTCAAGCCTGAAAGGGGCATTAAGGGAACATTTTGAACAGCAACCTAATTGGAATAAAGGTTCTGATAATATTAACAAAATTTTTGGCAAAGAAGCAATAGGCGGTACCGACAGCGAAACAGGTGAATACAAATTCTTGGGTGCCGATATGGTTTCGTTACCAGTTCGCTGCAATTTTGAGCAGTATGTGCTTGCTGTCAATAAAAAACAGATAGAGGAACTCAACCAGAAATCAAAATTGCTGACAACGAAAGAAATTTTCAAGCTACCTGCTGATGCTTCCAACAAGTTCTTTTATCAGCCGGGTCAACCTGGATATGATTTGTATGCCGAAGATATTAAAATTGAAAACAGCCACAAAGTTGCACATTCTCCTTTGCTTCAGGCAACATCAAATCTATCGGGCTTCGATACCAAATACGCTACCTTCGACAATGAATCTTTTAAAGCCATTACCGCGAATTTGCCGGTTATTGCCCGTAATTGCATAGAAGACGGCACGAGCGACAACTTATGGTACGAAGAAGTGGTTCCTCACCAAAGTGTGTTCCTTACTTTTATAGCTACTACCAGTACTTTAAAAACAGAATTCGAACAAATCCTTTCTGATGGCATTGTTCAAATTGGAGGGAATGCTACCATTGGTTATGGTTTATGTAAGTTTTATAAGATCACCCTTTAA